The proteins below are encoded in one region of Penicillium psychrofluorescens genome assembly, chromosome: 4:
- a CDS encoding uncharacterized protein (ID:PFLUO_005814-T1.cds;~source:funannotate), with amino-acid sequence MTSNGLQTGHSATETPANRVANGETPENWVPCADHPVYARRKLRVICIGAGYSGLTLAHKIDHELKLNDVIELVIYEKNTQVGGTWFENTYPGVACDIPAHAYTFLFEPNPNWSHFYASGSEIHQYIQHTVTKWNLDKDIQFNSHVRETIWDDELGKWKIQIDQAGTLKNDEADILVNATGFLSKTNWPVIDGLWNFKGKLVHTSKWDHGYDWASKRVAVIGNGSSGIQCVAAMQPKVKQLVNFVRNPTWVSVNFCAEKTHDGSNFKYTEEQKQEFADDSEAHFKYRRELEARQVMEPKICSILSILTFVNGFFYGMYKDHPFQLGLTAACKQQMAERMKGISNSEVVSKMLSLDFNPGCRRLTPGDGYLEAFANSNAVLAFEPIERITEHGIKTKDGNEQQFDMIVCATGFDTTFIPSWKLVGRNGAVLDERWKTNPEAFFTVQVDTMPNYFIFNGPNCPISHGSVLTEISWTCNYILRWAKKIATEDIKSIDVKREAVDDYNSYAQEFLKRMVWSDGCRSWYKNGKGSGHVTGVYPGSILHYKDCLDNIGGEHFNIEYRSKNRFRFLGNGESVHDKHGAGDLAYYMDDLKITVPQK; translated from the exons ATGACTTCCAACGGATTGCAAACCGGCCATTCCGCCACAGAGACCCCAGCCAACCGAGTGGCTAATGGTGAGACACCAGAGAATTGGGTCCCTTGCGCGGATCATCCCGTCTACGCACGACGTAAGCTCCGGGTGATCTGCATTGGAGCCGGTTATTCTGGCTTGACGTTAGCACACAAGATTGACCATGAGCTAAAGCTCAATGATGTGATTGAGCTGGTAATATATGAAAAAAACACCCAGGTAGGCGGGACTTGGTTCGAGAACACGTACCCTGGAGTGGCCTG TGACATCCCCGCTC ATGCGTATACGTTCCTGTTCGAACCCAATCCTAACTGGTCGCACTTTTACGCCTCCGGGTCAGAGATTCACCAGTACATCCAGCACACAGTGACGAAGTGGAATCTTGACAAGGACATACAATTCAATTCACATGTCAGAGAGACAATCTGGGATGATGAGCTAGGAAAATGGAAAATCCAAATTGATCAAGCTGGAACGCTCAAAAATGATGAAGCCGATATCTTGGTGAACGCTACCGGGTTTCTTAG CAAGACCAATTGGCCGGTTATTGACGGGCTGTGGAATTTCAAAGGAAAGCTGGTACACACTTCAAAATG GGACCATGGCTATGACTGGGCCAGCAAACGCGTTGCGGTGATCGGAAATGGCTCCTCGGGTATTCAGTGTGTAGCGGCCATGCAGCCCAAGGTCAAGCAGCTTGTTAATTTTGTTCGCAATCCAACCTGGGTATCAGTCAACTTTTGCGCCGAGAAGACCCACGATGGGAGCAATTTTAAGTACACGGAGGAACAGAAACAGGAATTCGCCGACGATTCTGAAGCTCACTTCAAGTACCGACGGGAACTGGAGGCCAGGCAAGTGATGGAGCCCAAAATCTGCTCTATACTCTCAATATTAACTTT CGTAAACGGATTTTTTTACGGCATGTACAAGGACCACCCGTTTCAGCTAGGATTGACAGCGGCTTGCAAGCAACAGATGGCGGAGCGCATGAAAGGAATTAGCAATTCTGAGGTGGTATCTAAAATGCTTTCTCTTGATTTCAACCCTGGGTGTCGTCGTCTCACTCCAGGAGATGGATATTTGGAGGCCTTCGCCAACTCAAACGCTGTCTTGGCTTTTGAACCTATTGAACGAATCACAGAGCATGGAATAAAGACCAAAGATGGTAACGAGCAACAGTTTGACATGATTGTGTGTGCTACCGGATTTGATACGACGTTCATTCCGTCTTGGAAATTGGTCGGTCGCAATGGCGCAGTCCTGGATGAGCGCTGGAAGACAAACCCAGAAGCTTTCTTTACCGTCCAGGTGGATACTATGCCCAATTACTTCATCTTCAACGGGCCCAACTGTCCAATTTCCCATGGTTCAGTCCTGACAGAGATCTCATGGACCTGCAACTACATCTTGAGATGGGCCAAAAAGATTGCTACCGAGGATATCAA ATCAATCGATGTCAAGCGTGAAGCTGTAGATGACTACAATAGCTATGCTCAGGAGTTCCTTAAGCGCATGGTGTGGTCTGACGGTTGTCGAAGCTGGTATAAAAACGGCAAGGGATCTGGGCATGTCACTGGCGTGTATCCGGGCTCCATCCTACACTACAAAGATTGTCTTGACAACATTGGTGGTGAGCATTTCAATATCGAGTATCGCTCCAAGAACCGATTCCGTTTCCTTGGAAATGGAGAAAGTGTTCATGATAAGCACGGAGCGGGCGACTTGGCATACTACATGGACGACCTGAAGATTACTGTACCCCAGAAATGA